The window AGTCCTCCAGCAGGGAAGCCAGGTCATCGTTGTCCATTTCATCAAGAACTTTCCCTTTGCGTTCAAGACCCAATTTATTTAAAACTTCTATTTGTTCTTCTTTATTTAGCTCTTGAATTAAGTCGGCTAGGCGATCGATGTTTAAATATAGAAGAAAGCGAGTTTTGTGCTTCTCAGGTAAATTCTCATAAATGTGGGCAATATCATATGGTTGGAGTTCGTCAAGGATTTTCTCAAATTCTTGCTTTCTACTGTCTTTTAACATTTTAATCATTTGTAGGGTAATTTGATCTTCAGTCATGTTTTGGATCATCCAGTTTCGCACTCCTTCCGCCAATATATATATGTTATGCATATATAACTTATTTGCTAAATCAATTATTTCCAAATATAATTTTATTTTTATATGAAGGTAAGATATTTTTCGTTATTTTTGCTAAAATAAGGAGAGATAGAATGTTCGAATTGCAACCATGGTGACAGTTTCATAAGAGACTGTCTTTTTCTTAAGGCTAGAGCTTTCCACTTTTTTAATAAATGAACCAGCTTTGATGTTCGGGGGTATCTCAATTGAAGAAACACAATCATGAAATTCGCGATTTAGTATATGTTCATCTAAATGAAAACGGTCAATATGTGATTTCCTATGGAGTGGAATTTTCTGTGTTCGCCCAGTCTTTGTCGCGGTCTTTAAATCATCTTTTGTTAATAAAACACCAATTTGACGATGGGGAATTAAATCGCCACACATTGTTAGAATATGTACCAAGAGACAGCCTTCGAAAATTAGTTAAAGATAATATTTACGCCTACGGAGATTTTTGCTGGGTCGACTTTGAGGAAATCGACGGGTTGGATGAATTATCTGGGCAAGAAATAGCTGAACTACTCTTCTTAGGGCACCAGAAGCGACATTTAAAGGGGCCATTTTATAACAAGCTCGGAAATCGTTATGTCTATTTGTCCCGTTACGATAGCTGGTTTAACAAAACGTATTATCGCCAAATAAATGATTTTTATCGAATGTTAGGTAATGTGATTGCTATAAAATTGGAAGAACTGAAGATTGAAAAAACACTAATCGGAATCCGAAAAAAAAGATCTTATCCTCCAGTAAATTTAGATATTATCCTTTCATTATCAAAATTTATGAGAGAAGGCACCGTAATCTCGTTGAGAAATATTACCCAAAACAGGAATCGTATCGAAATTCCAATCTGGGTGATTGGTGACTTTGACAATATGGATGACATGATTGAAGAATTTGACCAAATGAAAAGAGAAAAATGTGATGCTAAGCTAGTATTAGAAAAAAAGACAAGAGAGTGGGCATTGTTTACCCAATAGAGTTTAAAACGGTCCGAATGTTCGGCCGTTTTTTAGTTGTTTTTTTGAATACTGGTTTGTACTGTGATAAATCGTTCATACATTAAAAGTAATGGAAATTCATTGAACAACTTTGTTAATAAAGTGGTAAAATAAAAAAAGGTTTGATTGAAAAAAATGGAGGTTCAGTTTATGAAAACGAGACTGGGTTTATTATACGGTGGGAAATCTGCAGAACATAAAGTGTCCATGAGAACAGCTATGGCTGTTATAAAAGCTCTTGATCTAAGCAAATTCGATATTTTTCCTATATACATAACAGTGAAGGGACAATGGGTAAAGGGCCCACAGCTATTCGCACCAGTTGAAGATGTTGAAGCTCTTGAATTCGCTCCGCCTGTGGGAATGCCTTCAGATAGTTTAGTGCCAAACCTGTTTCAAGTTGAAACAGAGGGGAACCAACAAACATTGGATGTTATTTTTCCATTGCTTCATGGACCGAATGGAGAAGATGGAACGGTTCAAGGGCTGTTGGAACTTCTGAATTTACCATATGTCGGTAATGGCGTGCTAGCTTCATCAGCTGGAATGGATAAGGTCATTATGAAAAATGTGTTTGCGCAAGCCGGCCTCACACAGGTGGATTATGTTTGGTTTATTCGTAGTGAATGGCAAAATGCTGAAGATGCAACCTATGAAAAGGTTGAAAGTGAAATAGGATATCCTTGCTTTGTTAAGCCTGCTAATCTAGGCTCAAGTGTAGGAATCAGTAAATGTGTAAACCGCGTTGAGCTTGAAAAGGCGTTTCAAGAGGCTTTTCAATTCGATCGGAAAATTATCATTGAACAAGGTGTAGTGGCACGAGAAATTGAAATTGCCGTGCTTGGAAATGATGAACCAGAATGCTCTGTTGCAGGAGAAATTGTTCCAAAAACCGATTTTTACGATTATCAAGCAAAATATGAGGATGGGAATACAGGCTTAATCATACCTGCTGTTATCACTGAGTCTGAATATCAAGAAATGAATAAACTAGCGATTAGAGCTTTCAAATCGCTTGATTGTGCAGGACTCGTTCGGGCTGACTTTTTCCTTACTAAAGAAGGGAAATGGTTAATTAATGAAGTCAATACAATGCCTGGCTTTACACCGGTTAGTATGTTTCCGTTGCTTTGGAAGGAAACGGGAATTGAGTATCCTCAGTTAATTGAACGGTTAGTAAATCTAGCATTAGAGCGACATGGTGAAAAACAACAAATCAAATATACATTTTAGACCCTTGATGACACGGCCTTTTGGCCGTGTCCCTTCTTTATAATCCCTTTTATAAAAATAAAAAAGGAGGCCAACACAACAAATGATAAACAGGAACCTAAAACAGATTGAAAAAATGATTTCGGTTGAAAACGATTTGTCATCCTTTGCTGATGTCGAGATCAGCGGTGTGTGCATTGATACTCGGAAAATTAGCCATGGAAATTTATTTATCCCTTTTAAAGGGGAAAAGGCAGACGGGCACTGCTTTGTTGAACAAGCACTTAAACAAGGTGCAGCTGCGGCCTTATGGCAAAAGGATGTTCCAAATCCACCACTGCACCTGCCGATCGTAGTGGTCGAGGATACGCTTGCCGCATTGCAGGAGTTAGCAAAAAGTTATCGAAATGAGTTAGATATTAAGGTAATTGGGATTACTGGTAGTAATGGAAAAACGACAACAAAGGATATGACTGCCAATCTCCTCTCCCTTAAATATAAAGTGCAAAAAACGGAAGGGAATTATAATAACCATATTGGCCTCCCATTAACCATTCTAGGGCTTGATGAGGACACGAATGTGGCAGTACTTGAAATGGGTATGAGCGGACGGGGAGAAATTCAATTTTTAACGAAATTGGCAAGACCTGATGCCGTCATCATAACCAATATAGGTGAATCTCACTTATTAGATCTCGGTTCTAGAGAAGGTATAGCCGAGGCGAAGCTTGAGATCATCTCTGGACTGGCTGAAGATGGATTAATTGTCTACCTTGGTGATGAACCGTTGCTGAGAAATCGCTTGGAAAACACCGGTGAAAGAAATGTCAAAACGTTTGGAAGAAATGAAAATAATGATCTATATCCAATTGAAATGAGTCAAAATGATAAAGGCAATCTCTTTAAAATTAACGGGGTAAGTGAGATGTTCTCATTACCGGTATTAGGAACTCATAATGTGCTAAATGCACTTGCAGCCATGTTAACTGCTGCTTATTTTGGTGTTCCTTTTGAAAAGATGAATGTTGGATTTGCAAGCTTAAAGTTAACCAATATGAGGATGGAGCTTGTTGATGGTGAAAATGGTGAGAAAATCATTAACGATGCCTATAATGCCAGCCCTACATCCATGAATGCCGCGATAGAGCTTATTTCCAATCTGTCAGGTTACCAGAAAAAAATTCTCGTCCTAGGTGATATGCTTGAGCTCGGGCCACAGGAAGAAGAATTTCATTTTAAAATTGGTCAGTCAATAGACCCAAATAAAATTGATTATGTGTTTACTTATGGACCGCTTGGGAAAAAGATAGCTGAAGGGGCTGAAACAGTGCTACCACAAGCACGAATCCTTTCCTTTTCCGATAAACAGACACTGATCGATGAATTGAAAAAACACACAGACGATCGCACGTTGCTTCTCGTTAAAGCATCCCGGGGAATGAGATTAGAGGAAGTAGTAACTTCACTTCAAAAAAAATAAATGCAGGATACAAAAATCCTTATTGGAAATAATATTGAACACCCCCTCTAAGAACCTTGAAAAAGAGGGGGTTTTTAATAGAGAATAATATTTCTACATATTACTACAAAATCAAACATTTTCTAACAAAAAAGGAATCCACCTTATTTCCACCCCAACTTAAGCTAAAATAGAAACTAAACAAGGGGCTGCTAGTTGGTGCATTAAAGCTGTAAAGTACTAATGGGTGCCTGACCCCCGATGCGTTAAAGCGTTGAAGGGGAAAAATACAAAGCAGGTGACGTGTTAATGGATAAAAAGAAGGTAATCATTGTTGGTGGCGGTATTACAGGTTTATCTGCCGCTTATTATTTACAAAAGGAAGCTCAAGAAAAAGCTTTGCCGATTGAGATCAAATTGATTGAAGCAAGCAACCGTGTTGGTGGTGTGATTGAAACGGTCAAGAAAGACGGATTTGTGATTGAAAAAGGACCGGATTCGATCATTGCTCGGAAAAAGAGCGGGCTAAATTTAATCGAAGAACTTGGACTAAAGGATAAAGTTATTTCTAATACAGCCGGTAAATCATTTATTCTTGTCGATGGCAAACTCCACACAATGCCAGAGGGCTCTTTTATGGGAATCCCGACCAAGGTGACTCCGTTTGCTTTTTCTGGTTTATTTTCTCCACTAGGAAAGCTGCGTGCTGCAGGTGATTTTGTCCTACCGAAGGGAAAACCGCAGTCAGACCAATCTCTAGGTAAATTTTTCAGAAGAAGATTAGGAAATGAAGTAGTCGAAAATTTAATTGAGCCGCTTCTAGCAGGTATTTATGCTGGGGATATTGATAATTTAAGCCTAATGTCGTTATTTCCTAACTTTTATCAAATGGAACAGGATTACCGAAGCCTAGTACTTGGATTAAAGAAGACGATGCCGGAACCTCCAAAAACGGCAAAAAAACCAGGAGCCAAAAAAGGGATGTTCATTTCCCTTTCGACGGGCCTTGAAGAAATTGTTGTCCAACTAGAGAAACGATTAGAGGGTTCAATCATGAAAGGAACTGCCGTTGATAAAGTCAAAAAGACTGCAGATGGCTATGAAGTAACCCTCTCTAATGGCACAGTTGAAAAAGCGGATAGTGTGATCATTACGACAGATCATTTCCATGCCCAAAGAATGCTTGCAGAATATTCCTTTATGGATTCATTTAAGCAAATGCCGTCGACATCAGTTGCTAATGTGGCGATCGCATTTCCAAAGTCAGCAATCAAACAGGATATCGATGGATCAGGTTTTGTTGTTTCTCGTAATAGTGATTATCGAATTACCGCATGCACTTGGACCCATAAAAAATGGCCAGGCTCAACACCAGAAGGTATGGCGCTGCTACGTTGCTACGTCGGAAAACCGAAAGATCAAGAAGCGGTAAATCTGTCAGACGAGGAAATTATTAAAATTGTTCTGAAGGACTTAAATAAAACAATGGATATTACCGAAAAACCTCTATTCCATGTTGTGACCAGATGGAAAAAGTCCATGCCACAATATACAGTTGGGCATAAGGAAAGAATGAAGACCGTAAAGGAATCCCTAAGTGAAGAGCTACCAGGCGTCTTCTTAGCGGGTGGTTCGTTTGAAGGTGTAGGTATACCGGATTGTATCGACCAAGGTATTGGCGCGATGAAAAAGGTATTGGATTTTTTATAAAATAAATATTATCTGGATTTAAATAAGCGGTTTAAGAGAGCGGTAGCGTTATCATTAACCGCTCCCTATGTTTATGGGGATTTCTGGCGGAGATTGTCGTAACTACCCCATTTCTGGCAAATCCATTTTATTGCAATCAGTACGCTAAAGTGTTAAGATTAATACCAAAGCACACGGGCCAACATTGCTTACAACAGGGCATGCTCCATTTGGAGAATGTCTTTTTTTGAGAAAATCAGTACAAATCAAAAATCGCTTTTTACATAATGATAAAAATAAAACTATTCTTGTTAAAGGCAATAAAAGGAGATTGAAAAAATTGACAATGTTTCAAGATTTGGGCCTTAGCCCAGCAATGATGAAATCAATTAAAAAAATGGGTTTTGAGGAAGCTACTCCAATTCAAGCAGAAACGATCCCGTTAAGTTTAGAAAATAAAGATCTAATTGGTCAAGCGCAAACTGGTACGGGGAAAACGGCAGCATTCGGAATCCCACTTATTGAAAAGGTAGATAAGGATGCTGATTACATTCAAGGGATTGTAGTAGCACCGACACGTGAGCTTGCGATTCAAGTATCGGAAGAGTTATACAAGATCGGATACGGAAAAAGGGTTCGTGTTCTCCCTATTTATGGTGGGCAGGACATCAACCGCCAAATCCGTGCTTTGAAAAAAAACCCACATATTATCGTGGGGACACCTGGTCGTTTGATTGACCACATTAATCGTAAAAACCTTCGTTTGGACCGTGTTCACACAGCTATTCTTGATGAAGCAGACGAAATGCTTAACATGGGTTTTATTGAGGATATTGAAGCAATCTTATCCCAAATTCCTGCTGAACGACAAACACTATTATTCTCAGCAACCATGCCGATGCCAATTCAAAGAATGGCCGAAAAGTTCATGAAGGAACCTCAAGTGGTTCGTGTGAAAACAAAAGAAATGACTGTATCTTCTGTTGAGCAATTTTATGTGGAAGTACAAGAAAGAAATAAGTTTGATGTTCTGACTAGATTACTTGATATCCAATCGCCAGAACTCGCAATCGTGTTTGGAAGAACGAAGCGACGCGTGGATGAATTGGCAGAAGCACTTAATTTAAGAGGCTATATGGCGGAAGGAATCCACGGGGATTTGAGCCAAGCTAAGCGTCTTTCGGTGTTGAAGAAATTTAAAGAAGGCTCGATAGATGTTCTTGTAGCTACTGATGTCGCAGCCCGCGGTTTAGATATTTCTGGTGTTACCCATGTCTATAATTTTGATATTCCTCAGGATCCAGAAAGCTATGTTCATCGTATTGGCCGTACTGGACGTGCCGGTAAGACAGGTGTGGCATTGACATTTGTAACTCATCGAGAAAAATCATATTTAAGTGTCGTAGAAAGAACGACAAAACGTAAAATGGAAAAGATGGTTCCACCAACAGTAGACCAGGCTCTTGAAGGTCAACAAAAAGCGGTGGTCGAGAAAATTCTACAGACAATTGAAGCAAATAATTTGCAATATTATAAGGAAGCTGCTGATGAATTGCTTGATCAGCAAGATCCAAGTACAGTAGTTGCGGCTATGTTAAAAATGTTAGTAAAGCCAGATACTGCGTCAGTTCAATTGACAGAAGAAAGCCCACTTCCGCAAAGACGAGACCGGAAGCCAAATGATCGTGATCAACGAAGAAGTAATGATTACAACAGCAGAAAAAAAGGTCCAAGCAATCACCGCACAGGTGGTGCGAAGCGCACTAATCATAGCAGTTCAAAACCAACTAAAACTTTTAAATAATTTTACAAAAAAAAGGCTGTTGAGACTTCTCAACAGTCTTTTTTTGTTGGCCTTTTTATCCTGATGGGAATACTACAGAGAAAGAAAGGGGAGGTCTAATATGACAATCATCCGCTTGGGGTATGTTGCAATGAGTGTTCAACTGCAAAACTGTTCACCATCTCAAACGATGACATTTAAACAGTTTTCTGCAACAAAGGATCGAGAGGCAGCGATTAGAAAGCTGGAACGAATTGCCGTGAAAAATTTAGATAATTGCCTACGTTTATTAAAGCACAATGTCAGCCATGACATTCATTTTTTCCGTTTAAGCTCAAGGCTTGTTCCTCTTGCCAATCATGAGGAATTAGCCGATTGGAACTATATGACGGCCTTATCAGATCCACTCACTAAAATCGCGGAATATCTTAAGCTTTACCCAATGCGTGTTGACTTCCATCCCGACCATTTTGTCGTCTTAAACTCATCAAAATCAGACATCCTAAATACATCTATTAAAACACTTGCCATGCACGAAGCGCTACTCAAAGAAATGGAAATTGATTCTGAGCACCGTTGCGTCCTCCATGTAGGCGGAGCTTATCATGATAAGGAGAAGGCATTGGAACAGTTTATTCATAATTGGGGCTTTATTTCACAATCGCTCCAAAAGATGATCATACTTGAAAATGATGATACCTCCTTTACCCTGGGAGACACTCTATACCTATGTGAAAAATTAGGTATTCCGCTCGTGTTCGATTACCATCACCATTTAGCTAATCATCAGGAACCGTTGTGGGAAAACGACTGGGACCGTGTGGTTAATACGTGGAGTCATTCAAAGCTGCCACTTAAAATGCATATTTCCAGTCCAAGATCGAAACAGGATTTTCGTGCGCATGCCGATTATGTTGACCCTGAGTTGTTTTTTTCCTTTCTAAAAAAGGTAAATGATTCAGTCCCCGAAATTCACTGTATGATTGAGGCTAAGGAAAAGGATCAGGCCTTGTTCCAGTTGGCAAAACAATTAAGCGATTGGGAATCTGTTGAGCAAATTGATCAAACGAGCTTCCTATTAAAATAAAGCTGTGTTAAAGCACAATGTTGATTTTTTGCACAATGTTGATTGGAGTGGAAGGCGCGAAGACTCCTGCGGGAGCAGCGGGACAGGTGAGACCCCGCAGGCGCTTTAGCGCCGAGGAGGCTCACCGCCCGCCCCGCGGAAAGCGAAGCGCCTGGAACGGAAATCAACATTCTAGTTTAACAGAGCCTAAAATAAAAAAATTTTGATCATTATGCCCTTTTTGGACATGACATGCTGATTACCTCCTTTTCATATAGGGAGTATATCAAGCGTGTTTTTTTACTGTAAACAAAACCTCTTAACCATGTATTTATCATTTTCAATCCCTTCTGTATAATTAAGGAAGAAAAAGTGGCAGGAGGTACGTCATGTTAATGGAACCGCAGACAAGAATATCTGGACGGGCACTAAAGGTATGGAGAATCCATGGAGCACTGAACTCGATATTTGCCCTACTTATTTTGGGAGGGATATTGACCTTAGCCATTATTTTTGAATGGCCTGTTTGGATTATGGCGATAGCAGTCATCGCTATGGGAAGCTATACATACGTGTTTATCCTCGTTATGCCTAAACTAAAATGGAAGCGCTGGCGGTATGAAGTAAGAGAAAGTGAAATTGAACTGCAACATGGGGTTATTTTTACAAGAAGAACCTTGATCCCAATGATTCGTGTTCAGCATGTTGATACAAACCAAGGCCCGCTATTGAAAAAATATAACTTGGCGACCGTGGCCATTTCGACTGCGGCAACAACCCATGAAATACCGGCTTTGGATATCGAAGAAGCGGAAGAACTTCGATTCAAAATAGGAAAATTGGCGAGGGTAGCTGATGAGGATGTCTGAGCCAAAACGACTACACCCAGTTGCTGTTATATCCACAGTTTTAAAACAATTGAAAGATATGATTTTTCCGATTCTTGCTTTCACCGTATTTGGTGGTAGAGGTTCGGAAAGAGGGATCTTTTCATTGTTGATACCCCTTGCTGTTATTATTTTTGCGTTGATTACAGGTATTATCTCGTGGCTTCGATTTACTTACCGGATTGAAGAGGGTGAACTCCGGGTTGAATCTGGTGTATTTGTAAGAAAAAAACGATATATTCCGCTTGAGCGAATCCAAAGCCTTGATCAATCAGAAGGAATTCTTCATCGTGTATTTGGACTGGTTAAGCTAAAAGTTGAAACAGCGGCGCATGGAGGGAATGGCAATGAAGATGCTGAAGCCGTATTTGCAGCCATTTCAAAAGAAGAGGCTAGACAATTCCAAGCAATCTTATCTGCAGTGAAAAGTTCAGGTACAAGTATAGAGGCTGATTCAGCACCTGAGTCGAATGTCATTTATAAAATTTCTCCAAAGGAGTTAATATTGTTGGCCACCACATCTGGTGGAGTGGGCGTAATTATGTCAGCAATAATCGCCTTCCTATCACAATTTGATGAGATCATTCCGTTTGAACGTGTGTTTAAGCGATTTGAAAGTTTGATTGAGAATGGAATAGTATTGGTAAGCACGCTCGTGTTTATCGGATTTTTATTGGTTTGGATCCTTGCGTTAATTGGAACGATGATAAAATACGCCCAGTTTACCGTGACGAAAACTGCAGATGATTTGGTGATTTCTAGGGGATTAATCGAGAAAAGGCAAATCACCGTTCCATTAAACCGAATTCAATCAATTAGGATAACGCAGAACCTGCTGAGGCAACCGTTTGGCTATGGAACGGTTTATTTAGAGAATGCGGGAGGATCGGCTGAGAATGGTGATTTGGCAAAAGTGATGATGCTTCCGATAGTAAGTAGAACCAAGATTCAAGAAATATTAGGGGAGTGGCTACCAGAATACAATTTTAATCCTAAGCTTCAGCCCGCTCCGAAACGGGCTTTAAAGAGGTATCTTTTAAAAGGATGGCTGGTGATTTTGCCGATTGTGATCATTCCACCTTTTGTGAGTAGACCATGGGGATGGCTAGCCTTCCTGTTGGTCTTGCCGGTTTCATACATTCAATATCTGTCCTATCGCGATGTAGGATGGAGTATTGAAGATGATCAGCTTACCCTAAGATATCGCCGAATGATCAAGCATATTGTGTTTATGAAAAAGAAGAAAATACAATCGCTGCGAACTGATGAAAGCTTTTTTCAAAGGAAAAACCAACTCCAGTCCATTCATGCTTTAGTCAAATCAGGACTTGGCGGAGGGGGAGGTAGAGTTGTGGATGTTGAACGTGAGGATGCTGCGATGGTCTTCAAATGGTTTTCGCATGATAAGAGATAATAAATATATAGAAAAAACCTATCCAATTTATGGATAGGTTTTTTAACGACCGATTAAGCCAACGATGGCAAGGACGAGGACTACTCCCCAAAAGATTAATTTTCCCGGGGACAAGGACTTTAGGTTTTGTTTGACCGAGCGAATATTAGTTGATTGGAATTTTCCAGAAAACGGTATAGTAACTTTTACATTTTTATCAAAATATACGATACTACCAATTAAAAAGCCCGAAATCAGGCCAAATACATGTGCAGCAACGTTTACGTTTGGTTGAATAAAAGTCATCACTAGCCCAATGACGGTAATGGTTAAGACGATTTGCGAGTTCTGGCGTGATAATAAGTGCTTTTTAAACAAGATGATGGCGAGGTAAAAGCCGAACAAGGCAAAAATGGCGCCACTTGATCCTACATGCGAATAAGATAAAGGATTAACTAGATATGTCGCGACATTAGCTAAAGTTCCTCCAGCAAGATATAGAAGAGTGAATTTTGTTTTTCCAAGCATTTTCTCTAAGGCTGGTCCAAAGAGTACTAGGGAAAAGCTATTAAATAACATATGGGCAAATCCGCTGTGTAAAAAAATGGGGGTAATGAATCGCCAATATTCCCCTTCTGCTATATAAAGATTGACCCCGGCCAAAGTTTCAAAGATTAGTCTGCTTGGGAAAATTGGGATGAGCGTAACTAGATATAATAAAATGTGTATGAGTATAATAGTAGAGACGATTGGATAATAGCGGATAAATTGTTGGAAATTTTCCGTTCTAGAGAACATTAGGATCCCACCTTTTTTTACATAATACCATTATACATAAATCCATGCGCTAAACACGCTCGTACCCAAGTTTATGCGAGAACAATATTAAATAGAAGG of the Bacillus sp. 1NLA3E genome contains:
- a CDS encoding D-alanine--D-alanine ligase; translated protein: MKTRLGLLYGGKSAEHKVSMRTAMAVIKALDLSKFDIFPIYITVKGQWVKGPQLFAPVEDVEALEFAPPVGMPSDSLVPNLFQVETEGNQQTLDVIFPLLHGPNGEDGTVQGLLELLNLPYVGNGVLASSAGMDKVIMKNVFAQAGLTQVDYVWFIRSEWQNAEDATYEKVESEIGYPCFVKPANLGSSVGISKCVNRVELEKAFQEAFQFDRKIIIEQGVVAREIEIAVLGNDEPECSVAGEIVPKTDFYDYQAKYEDGNTGLIIPAVITESEYQEMNKLAIRAFKSLDCAGLVRADFFLTKEGKWLINEVNTMPGFTPVSMFPLLWKETGIEYPQLIERLVNLALERHGEKQQIKYTF
- a CDS encoding UDP-N-acetylmuramoyl-tripeptide--D-alanyl-D-alanine ligase gives rise to the protein MINRNLKQIEKMISVENDLSSFADVEISGVCIDTRKISHGNLFIPFKGEKADGHCFVEQALKQGAAAALWQKDVPNPPLHLPIVVVEDTLAALQELAKSYRNELDIKVIGITGSNGKTTTKDMTANLLSLKYKVQKTEGNYNNHIGLPLTILGLDEDTNVAVLEMGMSGRGEIQFLTKLARPDAVIITNIGESHLLDLGSREGIAEAKLEIISGLAEDGLIVYLGDEPLLRNRLENTGERNVKTFGRNENNDLYPIEMSQNDKGNLFKINGVSEMFSLPVLGTHNVLNALAAMLTAAYFGVPFEKMNVGFASLKLTNMRMELVDGENGEKIINDAYNASPTSMNAAIELISNLSGYQKKILVLGDMLELGPQEEEFHFKIGQSIDPNKIDYVFTYGPLGKKIAEGAETVLPQARILSFSDKQTLIDELKKHTDDRTLLLVKASRGMRLEEVVTSLQKK
- the hemY gene encoding protoporphyrinogen oxidase, coding for MDKKKVIIVGGGITGLSAAYYLQKEAQEKALPIEIKLIEASNRVGGVIETVKKDGFVIEKGPDSIIARKKSGLNLIEELGLKDKVISNTAGKSFILVDGKLHTMPEGSFMGIPTKVTPFAFSGLFSPLGKLRAAGDFVLPKGKPQSDQSLGKFFRRRLGNEVVENLIEPLLAGIYAGDIDNLSLMSLFPNFYQMEQDYRSLVLGLKKTMPEPPKTAKKPGAKKGMFISLSTGLEEIVVQLEKRLEGSIMKGTAVDKVKKTADGYEVTLSNGTVEKADSVIITTDHFHAQRMLAEYSFMDSFKQMPSTSVANVAIAFPKSAIKQDIDGSGFVVSRNSDYRITACTWTHKKWPGSTPEGMALLRCYVGKPKDQEAVNLSDEEIIKIVLKDLNKTMDITEKPLFHVVTRWKKSMPQYTVGHKERMKTVKESLSEELPGVFLAGGSFEGVGIPDCIDQGIGAMKKVLDFL
- a CDS encoding DEAD/DEAH box helicase, with translation MFQDLGLSPAMMKSIKKMGFEEATPIQAETIPLSLENKDLIGQAQTGTGKTAAFGIPLIEKVDKDADYIQGIVVAPTRELAIQVSEELYKIGYGKRVRVLPIYGGQDINRQIRALKKNPHIIVGTPGRLIDHINRKNLRLDRVHTAILDEADEMLNMGFIEDIEAILSQIPAERQTLLFSATMPMPIQRMAEKFMKEPQVVRVKTKEMTVSSVEQFYVEVQERNKFDVLTRLLDIQSPELAIVFGRTKRRVDELAEALNLRGYMAEGIHGDLSQAKRLSVLKKFKEGSIDVLVATDVAARGLDISGVTHVYNFDIPQDPESYVHRIGRTGRAGKTGVALTFVTHREKSYLSVVERTTKRKMEKMVPPTVDQALEGQQKAVVEKILQTIEANNLQYYKEAADELLDQQDPSTVVAAMLKMLVKPDTASVQLTEESPLPQRRDRKPNDRDQRRSNDYNSRKKGPSNHRTGGAKRTNHSSSKPTKTFK
- the uvsE gene encoding UV DNA damage repair endonuclease UvsE — encoded protein: MTIIRLGYVAMSVQLQNCSPSQTMTFKQFSATKDREAAIRKLERIAVKNLDNCLRLLKHNVSHDIHFFRLSSRLVPLANHEELADWNYMTALSDPLTKIAEYLKLYPMRVDFHPDHFVVLNSSKSDILNTSIKTLAMHEALLKEMEIDSEHRCVLHVGGAYHDKEKALEQFIHNWGFISQSLQKMIILENDDTSFTLGDTLYLCEKLGIPLVFDYHHHLANHQEPLWENDWDRVVNTWSHSKLPLKMHISSPRSKQDFRAHADYVDPELFFSFLKKVNDSVPEIHCMIEAKEKDQALFQLAKQLSDWESVEQIDQTSFLLK
- a CDS encoding PH domain-containing protein; translated protein: MLMEPQTRISGRALKVWRIHGALNSIFALLILGGILTLAIIFEWPVWIMAIAVIAMGSYTYVFILVMPKLKWKRWRYEVRESEIELQHGVIFTRRTLIPMIRVQHVDTNQGPLLKKYNLATVAISTAATTHEIPALDIEEAEELRFKIGKLARVADEDV
- a CDS encoding PH domain-containing protein; translation: MSEPKRLHPVAVISTVLKQLKDMIFPILAFTVFGGRGSERGIFSLLIPLAVIIFALITGIISWLRFTYRIEEGELRVESGVFVRKKRYIPLERIQSLDQSEGILHRVFGLVKLKVETAAHGGNGNEDAEAVFAAISKEEARQFQAILSAVKSSGTSIEADSAPESNVIYKISPKELILLATTSGGVGVIMSAIIAFLSQFDEIIPFERVFKRFESLIENGIVLVSTLVFIGFLLVWILALIGTMIKYAQFTVTKTADDLVISRGLIEKRQITVPLNRIQSIRITQNLLRQPFGYGTVYLENAGGSAENGDLAKVMMLPIVSRTKIQEILGEWLPEYNFNPKLQPAPKRALKRYLLKGWLVILPIVIIPPFVSRPWGWLAFLLVLPVSYIQYLSYRDVGWSIEDDQLTLRYRRMIKHIVFMKKKKIQSLRTDESFFQRKNQLQSIHALVKSGLGGGGGRVVDVEREDAAMVFKWFSHDKR
- a CDS encoding rhomboid family intramembrane serine protease → MFSRTENFQQFIRYYPIVSTIILIHILLYLVTLIPIFPSRLIFETLAGVNLYIAEGEYWRFITPIFLHSGFAHMLFNSFSLVLFGPALEKMLGKTKFTLLYLAGGTLANVATYLVNPLSYSHVGSSGAIFALFGFYLAIILFKKHLLSRQNSQIVLTITVIGLVMTFIQPNVNVAAHVFGLISGFLIGSIVYFDKNVKVTIPFSGKFQSTNIRSVKQNLKSLSPGKLIFWGVVLVLAIVGLIGR